A DNA window from Drosophila pseudoobscura strain MV-25-SWS-2005 chromosome 2, UCI_Dpse_MV25, whole genome shotgun sequence contains the following coding sequences:
- the LOC4803321 gene encoding BUD13 homolog: MSMQNGKIIDQKAYLKKYLSGDKEKKKKKKEKKHKKTAKVKIIDDDAYEDDGMEMDEDLLLGGEDAPQIVGEYIEDNPDAVRSKWRNIAVKDEVKEEDNKEEASAVRIKQEPADQQDEEERWGRKATAVKTTKERSAQSPLAIKIKQEKRSTSRDLSPKRDFSAARRKRSPDQSPPRRKRVADQSPPSRRRGSPDQSPPRRKRDEDQSPPRRKRVNSDQSPPRRGRKSSPDQSPPRRRRDSDQSPPRRRRSHNSNQSPPRKGRRSSVDQSPPRKGRRSSPDQSPPRRRRDVDQSPDRRRKDSDQSPPRKRDLSPPRRRRNSDQSPPRRRRSASRERRPRIKEESPPGRRKSRWAKASPSPSPPPTHEPKASKTLDGKSAGLQDAQSLKKESDERRRREHNLFEQMSSEVSGRYAEIQMRSTGRRGRRAREAAEEDPAERRRKEEHEKKKKELYDRWGKGLKQIEDLKVRHEEMAHEASKPVARYANDEDLDRHLREQEHADDPMLEYMRQKRKKQDKLDNKPVMPKYEGSFPENRYGIRPGYRWDGVDRSNGYEQRWFDKQNERKAMQDEAYKYSVEDM; the protein is encoded by the coding sequence ggagaaaaagCACAAAAAGACTGCAAAAGTGAAAATAATCGACGACGATGCCTACGAAGACGACGGCATGGAAATGGACGAAGATCTGTTGCTGGGCGGCGAGGATGCACCACAAATAGTGGGCGAGTATATCGAGGATAATCCAGATGCAGTGCGCAGCAAGTGGCGCAACATTGCCGTCAAGGACGAGGTCAAAGAGGAAGACAACAAAGAGGAGGCCTCTGCTGTCCGAATCAAGCAGGAGCCGGCTGATCAGCAGGATGAGGAGGAAAGGTGGGGTCGCAAAGCCACTGCAGTGAAAACAACGAAAGAGCGCTCTGCCCAAAGCCCCCTGGCCATCAAAATCAAGCAGGAAAAACGCAGCACCTCAAGGGATCTGAGTCCCAAGCGGGATTTTTCTGCAGCGAGAAGAAAACGTAGTCCTGATCAGAGTCCGCCGAGGAGAAAAAGAGTTGCAGATCAGAGTCCACCAAGTAGGAGGAGAGGCAGCCCAGATCAGAGTCCACCCAGACGCAAACGAGATGaagatcaatctccaccacgACGGAAACGCGTCAATTCGGATCAAAGCCCACCCCGAAGAGGACGTAAAAGCAGTCCCGACCAGAGCCCTCCACGGAGGCGACGCGACTCTGACCAGAGTCCGCCAAGGCGACGTAGGAGCCACAACTCCAACCAGAGCCCACCTAGGAAAGGCCGTAGAAGCAGTGTCGACCAGAGCCCGCCGAGGAAAGGGCGCAGAAGCAGTCCCGACCAGAGCCCACCCAGAAGACGCAGAGATGTCGATCAATCCCCAGATCGAAGGAGAAAAGATTCGGATCAGAGTCCGCCCAGAAAACGCGACCTATCTCCACCTCGTAGGCGACGCAACTCCGATCAGAGTCCACCCAGAAGGCGTCGCTCTGCCAGCAGGGAACGCAGGCCCCGCATCAAAGAGGAATCACCGCCAGGTCGACGTAAGAGCCGCTGGGCCAAGGCCTCGCCCTCCCCATCGCCTCCACCCACGCACGAACCAAAGGCCTCCAAGACACTGGACGGTAAGAGTGCTGGCCTGCAGGATGCGCAGTCCTTGAAGAAGGAGTCCGACGAGAGGCGTCGCCGCGAGCACAATTTGTTTGAGCAGATGTCCAGCGAAGTGTCGGGCCGCTATGCCGAGATTCAGATGCGCAGCACGGGCAGACGCGGACGCAGGGCACGCGAGGCGGCCGAGGAAGATCCCGCTGAGCGGCGTCGCAAGGAAGAGCacgagaagaagaagaaggagctGTACGACCGGTGGGGCAAGGGCCTAAAGCAAATCGAGGACCTGAAGGTGCGCCACGAGGAAATGGCCCATGAGGCATCAAAGCCTGTGGCCCGCTATGCCAACGACGAGGATCTGGATCGGCATCTGCGAGAGCAGGAGCACGCAGACGATCCTATGCTGGAGTACATGCGGCAGAAGCGCAAGAAACAGGACAAGCTGGACAACAAGCCCGTGATGCCCAAGTATGAGGGCAGCTTTCCGGAGAATCGCTATGGCATTCGTCCCGGCTACCGCTGGGATGGCGTAGACCGTTCCAATGGCTACGAGCAGCGCTGGTTCGACAAACAGAACGAGCGCAAGGCGATGCAGGACGAGGCATACAAATACAGTGTGGAGGATATGTAA
- the REPTOR gene encoding protein CREBRF homolog, translated as MTENQLYPMSSEFFDTGSNSSSNTLKYDLYSLGSSVVGVAALPTLTINTGYGSSNNQCSTGTTNTCNVMLSTTAITIPRSNNHNQSHHHPYQQPDLQTPRHHPSPLHTLPSMATHHQQQQQQQQQQQQQLQQQLQQQQQQQQQHSHLALGELSDFGLDALDAASLSPTLLQDVSLSAASPLNSTLYNGGNSSGAGGYFAPDMSQTLSLNVVSEQVLQLQDGVAGQNELLYEMTPNSNTMWSDISSAIIHTKHEPFSLDDDYIFPNDKAEIQAADLADLNGGDFLDVIGSMEDFLPPATVSQSVNFMLSPQGAQGQDSLVAPPMELLQQQQQQQHQQHQFHVGSLPQSQTLLTLTQQSNSSSSTSPYEIYHSTPQKPQQQLAASFSPGSQASHSPLTPPPPPHANRSQYQMVKSRNMQDLIKKGFPMSSPPERSMLSQSAALSPGGSSGFGSAASGNSTAPDGSGPSSSSSSSQAAGGASSVRKSFGFQGGSMESSNSQLSRLSSSAPTHLGNEQIWMRREPRQHLLSTGSLAEAESFSSLSTGSVLSPDGIDFSQDDEDDNSSENSDNYDDFSSDNGGGSGDEDETRTSTPNQLSSSKGKERFFWQYNVQAKGPKGKRLVFQSKLEDPHHLNEVTDPVFSPTCSVRGIKVYKHSGKARKGDGNDLTPNARKLHNIGKELDKLSRTINDMTPVSELPFNSRPKSRKEKNKLASRACRLKKKAQHEANKIKLYGLEIEHKRLINGIAELKQALALKHRTKSLGGSTEEVDLQIARIYTTAKTGVCIAGGSTDFVNKVLENMRGGLHNGGLEDLRKSS; from the exons ATGACAGAGAATCAGCTGTATCCCATGTCATCGGAATTCTTTGACACTggctccaacagcagcagcaatacgttGAAGTACGATCTGTATTCCCTGGGATCGAGCGTTGTGGGCGTTGCGGCCCTGCCCACATTGACCATCAATACGGGCTATGGGAGTAGCAACAATCAATGCTCGACGGGCACCACAAATACCTGTAATGTAATGCTTAGTACAACGGCCATAACCATACCACGTAGCAACAATCACAACCAGAGCCATCATCATCCGTACCAGCAGCCGGATCTACAGACGCCGCGACATCATCCCAGTCCGTTGCATACATTGCCCAGCATGGCGAcccaccaccagcaacagcagcagcagcagcagcaacaacagcagcaactccagcaacagctgcagcagcaacagcagcagcagcagcagcactcgcaTTTGGCTTTGGGAGAACTCTCCGATTTCGGTTTGGATGCCCTCGATGCGGCCTCCCTGTCGCCCACATTGCTGCAGGACGTTAGCCTGAGTGCTGCATCGCCATTGAACTCCACGCTGTACAACGGCGGCAACAGCAGTGGGGCCGGGGGCTACTTTGCACCCGATATGAGCCAAACGCTCAGCCTGAACGTGGTCAGCGAAcaggtgctgcagctgcaggacgGCGTCGCAGGACAGAACGAGCTGCTGTACGAGATGACGCCCAATTCGAATACCATGTGGAGTGATATCAGCAGTGCCATTATCCATACCAAACACGAACCATTTAGTCTAGACGATGATTACATTTTCCCCAACGACAAGGCTGAAATACAGGCCGCCGATCTGGCCGATCTGAATGGCGGTGACTTTCTGGATGTCATTGGGAGCATGGAGGACTTTCTGCCCCCGGCAACAGTCTCGCAAAGTGTCAATTTCATGTTGTCCCCGCAGGGGGCCCAGGGACAGGACTCGCTGGTGGCACCACCCATGGAGTtgcttcagcagcagcagcaacagcagcatcagcagcaccagttCCATGTGGGCAGCCTGCCGCAATCGCAGACGCTCCTCACACTGACCCAACAGTCGAACAGCAGTTCCTCCACTAGTCCCTACGAGATCTACCACAGTACACCGCagaagccgcagcagcagctggcggcCAGCTTCTCGCCCGGCAGCCAAGCGTCGCACTCCCCATTgacgccaccgccgccgccgcacgCCAATCGCTCCCAGTACCAGATGGTCAAGTCGCGGAACATGCAGGATCTCATCAAGAAGGGCTTTCCCATGTCTTCGCCGCCGGAAAGATCGATGCTGAGCCAGTCGGCCGCCCTGAGTCCGGGCGGCAGCAGTGGCTTTGGCAGTGCCGCCTCCGGGAACAGCACTGCCCCGGATGGAAGCGgtccgagcagcagcagcagcagcagtcaggCGGCCGGAGGGGCTAGCAGTGTACGCAAGTCGTTTGGCTTTCAAGGAGGCTCCATGGAGAGCAGCAACTCGCAGCTGAGCCGACTGAGCTCGTCGGCGCCCACCCACCTGGGGAATGAGCAGATTTGGATGCGACGAGAGCCGCGTCAGCATTTACTCTCTACCGGCTCGCTGGCCGAGGCCGAGAGCTTCTCATCGCTGAGCACGGGCAGTGTCCTGTCGCCGGATGGCATTGACTTCTCGCAGGACGATGAGGACGACAACTCGAGTGAGAATAGCGACAACTACGACGACTTTAGCAGCGACAACGGCGGTGGCTCTGGCGATGAGGACGAGACACGCACCTCAACGCCCAACCAATTGTCCAGCAGCAAGGGGAAAGAGCGCTTCTTCTGGCAGTACAATGTACAGGCCAAGGGACCCAAGGGCAAGCGTTTGGTCTTCCAATCCAAGCTCGAGGATCCGCATCATCTCAACGAGGTCACCGATCCCGTCTTCAGTCCCACCTGCTCGGTGCGAGGCATAAAAGTGTACAAG CATAGCGGCAAGGCCCGCAAGGGCGATGGCAATGACCTGACACCGAACGCCCGAAAACTGCACAACATTGGCAAGGAGCTGGACAAACTGAGTCGCACCATCAACGACATGACACCCGTATCGGAGCTGCCCTTCAATTCGCGTCCCAAGTCGCGCAAGGAGAAGAACAAGCTGGCCTCCCGTGCCTGTCGCTTGAAGAAGAAGGCCCAGCATGaggcaaacaaaattaagCTGTATGGCCTTGAAATAGAACACA AGCGCCTCATCAATGGCATTGCCGAGCTCAAGCAGGCCTTGGCCCTTAAGCATCGCACCAAAAGTCTGGGCGGGTCCACGGAGGAGGTGGATCTGCAGATTGCACGCATTTATACAACGGCCAAAA cTGGTGTTTGCATCGCGGGCGGCTCTACGGATTTCGTGAACAAAGTGCTGGAGAATATGCGCGGCGGCTTGCACAATGGCGGCCTGGAGGACCTGCGTAAATCATCatag